CCGAACTGGGGCTTCCCCCCAGACCCCGTACGGAGTCTGGGGGAAGCCCCGGCTACATACGCGAGACGTTCCGCTCGTACACCAGCCGCAGCCCGATCAGCGTCAGCCACGGCTCGTGTTCGTCGATCGCCGACGCCTCGCCCAGGACCATCGGCGCCAGGCCGCCCGTCGCGATCACCGTCACGTCGTCCGGGTCGTCGGCCAGTTCGCCCTTCATGCGGCGGACCACTCCGTCGACCTGGCCCGCGAAGCCGTAGACGATGCCCGACTGCATCGCCTCGACGGTGTTCTTGCCGATGACGCTCCGCGGGCGGATCACCTCGATCTTGCGCAGCTGGGCGCCCTTGACGCCGAGCGCGTCGACCGAGATCTCGATGCCCGGGGCGATGACACCGCCCACGTACTCACCGCGGGCGCTGACGGCATCGAACGTCGTCGCCGTACCGAAGTCGACGACGATCGCCGGACCGCCGTACAGGTCGACCGCGGCGACCGCGTTGATGATGCGGTCCGCGCCGACCTCCTTGGGGTTGTCCGTCAGGACCGGCACGCCGGTCTTGACGCCGGGCTCGACGAGGACGGCGGGGACGTCGCCGTAGTAGCGGCGGGTCACCTCGCGCAGCTCGTGCAGGACCGAGGGGACGGTGGAGCAGATCGCGATGCCCTCGATGCCGTCGCCGAGTTCGTCGCCGAGCAGTGGGTGCATGCCCATCAGGCCCTGGAGCAGGACCGCGAGTTCGTCGGCGGTGCGCCGGGCGTCGGTGGAGATGCGCCAGTGCTCGACGATCTCCTCGCCGTCGAACAGGCCAAGGACGGTGTGGGTGTTGCCGACGTCGATCGTGAGCAGCATCAGATGCCTGCCTCGCGCAGGTCGAGACCGATGTCGAGGATCCGGGAGGAGTGCGTGAGCGCGCCCACCGCCAGGTAGTCGACGCCTGTCTCGGCGTAGGCCCGAGCGGTGTCGAGGCTGAGGCGGCCGGAGGACTCGAGCAGGGCACGGTGCGCGACCATCGCGACGGCCTCCTCGGTCTCGGCGGGGGTGAAGTTGTCCAGCAGGATCAGGTCGGCGCCCGCGTCCAGGACCTCGCGGACCTGGTGCAGGGTGTCGACCTCGACCTCGATGGCGAGGTCGGGGAAGGCCTCCCGTACGGCCTTGAAAGCCGCCGCTACGCCGCCCGCGGCCACGACGTGGTTGTCCTTGACCAGCGCGGCATCCGACAGCGACATGCGGTGGTTGACGCCGCCACCGCAGCGCACCGCGTACTTCTCCAGGGCGCGTAGTCCGGGCGTGGTCTTGCGGGTGTCGCGGACCCTGGCGCCGGTGCCTTCGAGCACGTCGGCCCACGCGCGCGTGGCGGTCGCGATGCCGGAGAGGCGGCACAGCAGATTGAGGGCGCTGCGCTCGCCGGTGAGCAGATCGCGGGTGTTGGTGGTGACGGACAGCAGCTTCTGGCCCGCCACGACGCGCTCGCCGTCCTCGACATGCCGCTCGACCTCGAAGGCGTCGGTGCAGACGATGGACAGGACGGCCTCGGCGATGCGCAGGCCCGCGACCGTACCTGCCTCGCGGGCCGTGAAGTCGCCGGTGGCGACGGCGTCCTCGGGGACGGTCGCCACGGTGGTGACATCCACGCCGCCGTCCAGGTCCTCGGCGAGGGCGAGGTGCGCGATGTCCTCGACCTGTACGGGATCGAGGCCCGCGTCTGCCAGCAGCTGGGCGAGGCCGGGGTCGAGGCCGCACTCCAGCTCGTCGTACCCCTCCTCGTCGCCTCCGCAGCCGCAGGCGTCGCCACAGCCGCCCGTGGAGGCGGCGGCGGGTGCGCCGATCTGGATCAGCGGTACGTCCACGGGACGGGGACGTTCTTCGGGCGTGCTCACGGTTACGGCTCCCTGGGGGCGACGGGTACGGCGGGGTCGGTCGGGGCGAATGCGGTGTTCTCGGTGCGGCTGACGTCGAAAAGGGGAGGTGCGACGCGAAGCGTCTCCTCTGCAGGGCCGAGGGAGGCGACGGGCGGGAGGTCGGGGGCGAGGCGTACGACGAGGTGGCGGCGCCACTGGACGTCGTCGCGCTCGGGACGGTCCTCGCGCCAGTGGCAGCCGCGGGTCTCCTCGCGGCGCAGCGCGGCGGTGGTCAGCACGCGGGCCACGCACAGAAGGTTCGACGTCTCCCAGGTCTCGACGCCGGGCTCGGCCGTCTTGGCGGCGGAGCCGCCTCGGCCCTCGACCGCGTCGCGGTGGACGGCGTCGAGCGCGGCGGCGGCAGCGGTGAGGCTTTCGGCCGAGCGGAGCACGCCCGCGCCGTGCGACATGATCCGCTGGATCTCGGCCCGCGCCTCGGGGGCGATGAGCGGCAGTACGGAGGGGGCCACCGGCGCGGCCGGTGCACCGGCCCGCAGCGGGGCCCGGGAGGCGATGTCGGCGGCGATGCGCTCGGCGAAGACCAGGCCCTCCAACAGGGAGTTGGACGCCAGCCGGTTCGCACCGTGGACGCCCGTGCAGGCCACCTCGCCGCAGGCGTACAGGCCCGGGACCGTGGTGCGGCCGTGCAGGTCCGTGCGGACGCCGCCGGAGGCGTAGTGCGCGGCTGGGGCCACCGGGATCGGCTCGGTGACGGGGTCGATGCCGTGGGCGCGGCAGGCGGCGAGGATCGTGGGGAAGCGGGCGGCCCACATCTCGGCGCCGAAGTGGCGGGCGTCGAGATACATGTGGTCGGCGCCCTGCTCCTGCATCCGGCGCATGATGCCCTTGGCGACGATGTCGCGGGGCGCGAGTTCGGCCAGTTCGTGCTGTCCGAGCATGAAGCGGGTCCCGGACGCGTCGACGAGATGGGCGCCCTCGCCCCGTACCGCCTCGGAGACCAGCGGCTGCTGGCCCTCGGAGTCCGTGCCGAGGAAGAGCACCGTGGGGTGGAACTGCACGAATTCCAGGTCGCTGACCTCGGCCCCGGCGCGCAGCGCGAGCGCCACGCCGTCTCCGGTGGAGACCGCGGGGTTGGTGGTGGCGGAGAAGACTTGGCCCATGCCACCGGTGGCCAGGACGACCGTGGGGGCGTGGACCGCGCCGACGCCGTCGTGCTGACCCTCGCCCATGACATGCAGGGTGATACCGGCCGTACGGCCCCCGGCGTCCGTCAGCAGGTCAAGCACGAGGGCGTTCTCGATCGTCCGCAGGCCCGCGTCGCGCACCGCCTCGACCAGCGCCCGGGAGATCTCGGCGCCGGTCGCGTCGCCGCCCGCGTGAGCGATACGGCGCCTGTGGTGGCCGCCCTCGCGCGTGAGCTCTATCTCGCCGGCGTCGGAGGTGTCGAAGTGCGCGCCGGTGGCGATCAGGCGGCGTACGGCGCCCGGCCCCTCGGTGACCAGGGTGCGTACCGCCTGCTCGTCGCACAGTCCCGCCCCCGCGACGAGGGTGTCGTCCAGATGCTGCTCGGGGGTGTCCCCCTCGCCGAGCGCGGCCGCGATCCCGCCCTGGGCCCAGCGCGTGGAGCCGTCGTCCAGGCGGGCCTTGGTGACCACGACCGTGCTCAGCCCCTCGGCGGCGCAGCGCAGCGCCGCGGTCAGGCCTGCGACGCCGGAGCCGACCACGACGACGTCCGCGTCGATGGCCCATCCGGGGGCGGGAGCGTTCAGCCGTATTCCGGTCATGCGGGGGCTCCGAAGGTCAGGGGAATGTTGTCGATCAGCCGTGTGGTGCCGACCCGGGCGGCGACGGCCATGACGGCGTCGCCGGTGTGGTCGTCGGGGACGTCGGTGAAGTCGGCCGGGTCGATGAGGGCCAGATAGTCCAGTACGAGCGGGGGCCTGGCCCTGGCCGCCTCGTCGAGGACGGCGCGGGCGGCGGCCCGTACGGCATCGGCGCCGCCAGGTCCCGCCTGCGCCACCGCATGCGCGTCCGCCGCGGCCCGGGCCTCGCCCAGCTTGGACAGCGCGGCGGCCCGGGACTGCGACGCGGGCTGGGACCGGGCACGCGCGCGCAGCGCCTGCTGGGCGGTGAGCCGGTCACGGGCCGCGAACAGCGCCCCCGACAGGGCGAGTGCGGTGCGGCGCTCCTCGGCGGAGAGGTAGCGGTTGCGGCTGGACAGGGCGAGTCCGTCCGGCTCTCGCACGGTCGGTACGCCGACGATCTCGACCGGGAAGTTCAGATCGCGCGCCATCCGGCGGATCAGGGCCAGTTGCTGCGCGTCCTTCTGTCCGAAGAAGGCGGCATCGGGGCGGGTGAGGTTGAGCAGCTTGGCGACGACGGTGAGCATGCCGTCGAAGTGGCCGGGGCGCGAGGCCCCTTCGAGCCGTTCCCCCATCGGGCCCGCGGCGATGGTGACCTGTGGCCTGCCACCGGGGTAGACCTCGTCGGCCGAGGGGGCGAACACAACGTCCGCGCCTGCTGCTTCGGCCGTCTTCAGGTCGGCGTCGAGGGTACGCGGGTATCTGTCGAGGTCCTCTCCCGCGCCGAACTGCAGCGGGTTGACGAAGACGGTGACGATGACGAAACCCTCCGGGCTCACGTGCGCGCGGGCCGTGCGGATGAGGGTGGCGTGGCCCTCGTGGAGCGCGCCCATGGTCATCACGACGGCGGTGCGGCCGGGGACGGCGCGCCGGCCGAGGACGCTGTTCAGTTCGTCCACGGCCGGAACGAGTGCGAAACCATGACTCATCGCTGGTCATCCTCCGCAAGCACGCCCAGCAGGTCCTCCGCGAGCTCCGGCTTGAGCAGACCGTGCGCGAGGGCGCGGTCGGCGGTGGTGCGGGCCATCGCCAGATATCCGGCGACGCTTCCGGGGGCGTGCTTGCGCAGCTCCGCGACATGGGCGGCGACGGTGCCCGCGTCGCCGCGGGCGACGGGTCCGGTCAGGGCCGCGTCACCGGAGCGCAGGGCGTTGTCCAGGGCGGCGCCGAGGAGCGGGCCGAGCATCCGGTCGGGAGCCGTGACTCCGGCCTTGCGCAGCAGTTCCATCGACTGGGCGACCAGGGTCACCAGGTGGTTCGCGCCCAGCGCGAGGGCCGCGTGGTAGAGCGGGCGGTTCCCCTCCTCGATCCACTCGGGCTCGCCGCCCATCTCGATGACGAGCGCCTCGGCGGCCAGCCGCAGTTCGTCGGGGGCGGTCACGCCGAACGAGCAGCCGGCCAGCCGCTGGACGTCCACGCTCGTCCCCGTGAACGTCATCGCGGGGTGCAGCGCGAGCGGCAGCCCACCGGCCCGCCTGGCGGGGTCCAGCACCCTCGTGCCGTAACGCCCCGAGGTGTGCACCAGCAGCTGGCCCGGGCGGACCGCGCCGGTCTCGACGAGTCCTTCGACGAGCGCGGGCAGGGCGTCGTCCGGGACGGTCAGCAGCACCAGGTCGGCGAGGGCCAGTACATCGGCGGGTGTCACCAGGGGAACGTCGGGGAGCAGAGCGGCCGCCCGCCTCACCGACGCTTCGGAGACTCCGGAGACCGCCACCGGACGGTGTCCCGCAAGCTGCAGCGACGCCGCGAGAGCGGGACCGACACGGCCCGCTCCGACAACGCCGACGCTCAGGCGGGCGGGACGGTCCCGCGGGTCGAGCGGTTCCTGTGGTGCTGTGGCATTCACGCGGCGGGGCCTTCCGTTCCAGTCCGCGGGGGGTACCGGACGATTTCTCGTCATGCTACGCCAGCGCCTGTCCCTCTCTTGAAGTTGTCCACAGGCTGTGGGTGATCCGCGAGAGCGGAGCGTGCGCGATGATCTGTGGATGACTGAGCAGAGCGAGCAGGACCAGCGCCGGCGGAGGCTCAGGGCATGGCGGGCCTGTGACCGGGTGCTGTGGCGGGGCTCCGCCGACCACAGCGTCGGGGAGCGGTTGTCGGTGCTGGCGGCGGACGCGCGATCGGTCTACGACCTGGACGAATGGACCGACATCTACGGAAACGGGGTCGTCGCCGAACTGGAGCAGCGGGTGGCCGGACTGCTCGGCTTCCCGGCGGCGGTCTACTTCCCGACCGGGACGATGGCACAGCAGGTGGCGCTGCGCTGCTGGGCGGGACGTACCGGGAACACGACGGTCGCGCTGCATCCGATGGCACATCCACAAGTGCACGAGCGGGGCGCGTTCGGGGCGCTGAGCGGGCTGCGCACTGTCCACCCGACGAGTGAACCGCGACTGCCCACCGAGGACGACGTACGGGAATTCGAGGAGCCCTTCGGGGCGCTGATGCTCGAACTGCCGCTGCGCGACGCGGGTTTCGTGCTGCCGACGTGGGACGAACTGGTGGCCGTGGTCGAGGCGGCGCGCTCCCGCGACGCCGTGGTCCACTTCGACGGCGCGCGTCTGTGGGAGTGCGTCTCGCACTTCGGCCGCCCGCTGGAGGAGATCGCCTCGCTCGCGGACAGCGTGTACGTGTCGTTCTACAAGTCGCTCGACGCGCTCTCGGGCGCGGCACTGGCGGGGCCCACGGACCTGATGGACGAGGCCCGCGCCTGGCGGCACCGATACGGCGGCATGCTCTTCCAGCAGTACCCGGCGGCGCTGTCGGCACTGCTCGGACTGGAGCGCGAGCTGCCCCGGCTGCCGTCGTACGTCGCCCACGCGAAGGTCGTCGCGGCGGCACTGGCGGAGGGTCTGGAGGCCGCGTCGGTGCCGTGGTTCCGGGTCCACCCCGGCGAGCCGCACACCCACCAGTTCCAGGTCTGGCTGGCCGGCGACGAGGAGGCGCTGAACGAGGCGTCGCTGACCCAGGCGGAGGAAACGGGCGTGACGCTGTTCCGCCGCTGGTTCACGGAGGGGTGCCCGCCCGGGATCGCGGTCACAGAGGTGACGGTGGGGGCAAAGGGGCTTGAGTGGACGGGACAGGACGTGCGGGAGGCGGTGGAGGAGTTTGTGCGGCGGCTGGGACAGCCCGCCCACCCCGCCCTCTGACCTCCATCGAAGGACGGGCTGAACTCCGGTCCCCCTCACCTGCGTTGCCGACGTTCACCGCCCGCCCGAAGGGCGCCGCCGACCGCAGGCCGCGGAGCGGTTGTTCGGCACCCCGAGGATGTCCCGCCGATCCCGGCGGGTCTAAGGTCTGAAATGGGAACAGAACGAGGGAGGCGGCCGCCAGTGGCACAGGACGACGCCGTGATCGGCTGTCCCGGAGAGCTGCTCATCGGCACACGCGGACCGGGCGGTCCCGGCGAGATCCTGGTGCGGGTCAGAGGCGGATCGGAGACATTCGTCGCCTGGTCGGAAGAGCCTCTGCCCAGAGGCGCGACCGTGCTTGTGATCGGATCCCGCGGCCATCGCCAGGTGGACGTCATCGAGTGGGCCGATCCGTTGGATGCGCTGGGCGGCGACGCCGTCGGCGCCGGTTAAGGAGACGAAGGATGTTCGGTTACCGGGTTCCCGCTCCCGACGAGGCGATGCTGATCTCGGGAGGCAGGCGCGGTCTTGGGGGTGCGCCGTTCCGTGTGGTGACGGGCCACGGCAAGTTCGTACTCCCGGTCTTCCGCAAGACGCGCTTCCTCACCCTGTCGATGTGCGAGTCCGAAGTCACCGAGACCTGTGTCACCCGGCAGGGCATCGCACTTCACGTCCGTGCCGTGATCGCTTTCAAGGTCGGCAACGACCACGAGAGCATCATCAACGCCGGCCAGCGATTCCTCTCCGACCAGGACCAGATGTCGGTGCTGACCGGGCGGATCTTCGCCGGCCATCTGCGGGCCATCATCGGCTCGATGACGGTCGAGGAGATCGTCACCGAGCGGCAGAAGCTCGCGGCCGAGGTCCTGGACACCTCGAAGACCGAGATGGCCAAGATCGGCCTGATCGTGGACTCACTGCAGATCCAGTCGATCGACGACGGCGACACCGGCTACATCGACGCGATGTCGGC
This window of the Streptomyces sp. SLBN-118 genome carries:
- a CDS encoding type III pantothenate kinase — translated: MLLTIDVGNTHTVLGLFDGEEIVEHWRISTDARRTADELAVLLQGLMGMHPLLGDELGDGIEGIAICSTVPSVLHELREVTRRYYGDVPAVLVEPGVKTGVPVLTDNPKEVGADRIINAVAAVDLYGGPAIVVDFGTATTFDAVSARGEYVGGVIAPGIEISVDALGVKGAQLRKIEVIRPRSVIGKNTVEAMQSGIVYGFAGQVDGVVRRMKGELADDPDDVTVIATGGLAPMVLGEASAIDEHEPWLTLIGLRLVYERNVSRM
- the nadC gene encoding carboxylating nicotinate-nucleotide diphosphorylase; the encoded protein is MSTPEERPRPVDVPLIQIGAPAAASTGGCGDACGCGGDEEGYDELECGLDPGLAQLLADAGLDPVQVEDIAHLALAEDLDGGVDVTTVATVPEDAVATGDFTAREAGTVAGLRIAEAVLSIVCTDAFEVERHVEDGERVVAGQKLLSVTTNTRDLLTGERSALNLLCRLSGIATATRAWADVLEGTGARVRDTRKTTPGLRALEKYAVRCGGGVNHRMSLSDAALVKDNHVVAAGGVAAAFKAVREAFPDLAIEVEVDTLHQVREVLDAGADLILLDNFTPAETEEAVAMVAHRALLESSGRLSLDTARAYAETGVDYLAVGALTHSSRILDIGLDLREAGI
- a CDS encoding L-aspartate oxidase; amino-acid sequence: MTGIRLNAPAPGWAIDADVVVVGSGVAGLTAALRCAAEGLSTVVVTKARLDDGSTRWAQGGIAAALGEGDTPEQHLDDTLVAGAGLCDEQAVRTLVTEGPGAVRRLIATGAHFDTSDAGEIELTREGGHHRRRIAHAGGDATGAEISRALVEAVRDAGLRTIENALVLDLLTDAGGRTAGITLHVMGEGQHDGVGAVHAPTVVLATGGMGQVFSATTNPAVSTGDGVALALRAGAEVSDLEFVQFHPTVLFLGTDSEGQQPLVSEAVRGEGAHLVDASGTRFMLGQHELAELAPRDIVAKGIMRRMQEQGADHMYLDARHFGAEMWAARFPTILAACRAHGIDPVTEPIPVAPAAHYASGGVRTDLHGRTTVPGLYACGEVACTGVHGANRLASNSLLEGLVFAERIAADIASRAPLRAGAPAAPVAPSVLPLIAPEARAEIQRIMSHGAGVLRSAESLTAAAAALDAVHRDAVEGRGGSAAKTAEPGVETWETSNLLCVARVLTTAALRREETRGCHWREDRPERDDVQWRRHLVVRLAPDLPPVASLGPAEETLRVAPPLFDVSRTENTAFAPTDPAVPVAPREP
- the panC gene encoding pantoate--beta-alanine ligase; the protein is MSHGFALVPAVDELNSVLGRRAVPGRTAVVMTMGALHEGHATLIRTARAHVSPEGFVIVTVFVNPLQFGAGEDLDRYPRTLDADLKTAEAAGADVVFAPSADEVYPGGRPQVTIAAGPMGERLEGASRPGHFDGMLTVVAKLLNLTRPDAAFFGQKDAQQLALIRRMARDLNFPVEIVGVPTVREPDGLALSSRNRYLSAEERRTALALSGALFAARDRLTAQQALRARARSQPASQSRAAALSKLGEARAAADAHAVAQAGPGGADAVRAAARAVLDEAARARPPLVLDYLALIDPADFTDVPDDHTGDAVMAVAARVGTTRLIDNIPLTFGAPA
- a CDS encoding Rossmann-like and DUF2520 domain-containing protein, translating into MNATAPQEPLDPRDRPARLSVGVVGAGRVGPALAASLQLAGHRPVAVSGVSEASVRRAAALLPDVPLVTPADVLALADLVLLTVPDDALPALVEGLVETGAVRPGQLLVHTSGRYGTRVLDPARRAGGLPLALHPAMTFTGTSVDVQRLAGCSFGVTAPDELRLAAEALVIEMGGEPEWIEEGNRPLYHAALALGANHLVTLVAQSMELLRKAGVTAPDRMLGPLLGAALDNALRSGDAALTGPVARGDAGTVAAHVAELRKHAPGSVAGYLAMARTTADRALAHGLLKPELAEDLLGVLAEDDQR
- a CDS encoding low specificity L-threonine aldolase, giving the protein MTEQSEQDQRRRRLRAWRACDRVLWRGSADHSVGERLSVLAADARSVYDLDEWTDIYGNGVVAELEQRVAGLLGFPAAVYFPTGTMAQQVALRCWAGRTGNTTVALHPMAHPQVHERGAFGALSGLRTVHPTSEPRLPTEDDVREFEEPFGALMLELPLRDAGFVLPTWDELVAVVEAARSRDAVVHFDGARLWECVSHFGRPLEEIASLADSVYVSFYKSLDALSGAALAGPTDLMDEARAWRHRYGGMLFQQYPAALSALLGLERELPRLPSYVAHAKVVAAALAEGLEAASVPWFRVHPGEPHTHQFQVWLAGDEEALNEASLTQAEETGVTLFRRWFTEGCPPGIAVTEVTVGAKGLEWTGQDVREAVEEFVRRLGQPAHPAL